The Drosophila teissieri strain GT53w chromosome X, Prin_Dtei_1.1, whole genome shotgun sequence genome has a segment encoding these proteins:
- the LOC122623659 gene encoding fatty acid hydroxylase domain-containing protein 2, which yields MDTLLVGWTQCGDVLQDKWNTLLDTVGEDSWRLWVVGSTLVIFSVYWLYAGIFTLMDITNRPRFLRKYKIQPGQNEPVDLAKLWHAVKVVLFNLTVVNFLVSWVVYEFVYKTENSQDIRVLPTFKRSVRDLAVFVVLEEIMFYYAHRLLHHRSVYKYVHKKHHEWTAPIAAITLYAHPVEHVVANLLPVATSIAILGTHVALAYVIFGLAIINSMSDHTGYSFPWSAGSVRFHDYHHAKFNYNYGVLGLLDKLHGTYRAPAEQRGPSQRIRKSKKFAK from the exons ATGGACACCTTGCTGGTTGGCTGGACGCAGTGCGGCGATGTGCTGCAGGATAAATGGAACACGCTGCTGGACACCGTGGGTGAGGACTCGTGGCGCCTCTGGGTGGTGGGCAGCACGCTGGTCATCTTCAGCGTATACTGGCTATATGCAGGCATCTTTACCCTGATGGACATCACGAATCGACCGCGTTTCCTGCGCAAATACAAGATCCAGCCGGGCCAGAATGAGCCAGTGGATCTGGCCAAGTTGTGGCATGCCGTCAAGGTGGTGCTGTTCAATCTGACGGTGGTTAACTTTCTGGTTAGCTGGGTGGTGTACGAGTTCGTTTACAAAACGGAGAACAGCCAGGACATCCGGGTGCTGCCCACATTCAAGCGATCCGTGCGCGATTTGGCCGTGTTTGTGGTGCTGGAGGAGATCATGTTCTACTATGCCCACCGCCTGCTGCACCACAGATCGGTGTACAAGTATGTCCACAAGAAGCATCACGAGTGGACGGCGCCCATTGCCGCCATCACGCTGTACGCGCATCCGGTGGAGCATGTGGTGGCCAATCTGCTGCCGGTGGCCACGTCCATTGCCATCCTGGGCACCCACGTGGCACTGGCCTATGTGATCTTCGGCCTGGCCATCATCAACTCGATGAGCGATCACACGGGCTACAGTTTTCCGTGGTCGGCGGGATCGGTGCGCTTCCACGACTATCACCATGCCAA GTTCAACTACAATTACGGAGTGCTCGGTCTGCTGGACAAGCTGCATGGCACATATCGCGCGCCCGCGGAGCAAAGGGGTCCTTCGCAAAGGATCAGGAAGTCCAAGAAGTTTGCTAAgtaa